The sequence below is a genomic window from Gopherus evgoodei ecotype Sinaloan lineage chromosome 9, rGopEvg1_v1.p, whole genome shotgun sequence.
CCACTCCAACAGAAATATTGGCGTAGGCTTCCCTTACATGCCCTGTAACAAGCCCCTTGCCATTCTAGTGACGCTGTAATCTGGTAGGAAGATATGGAGTCGGAGCTGCTAGGGGAGATGCCTGGGTGCTCCCTGGCAGAGCCAGTGCACTGGCAGTTCCTGACTCTGCTGGACACGGTGGGCAGGCGGAATGGACAGGTGCTAGTGATGGAGATGGATGATATACATGAAGCAGCTCCGCTTGTGCAGATGGACTTTGCCCAGGAGCTCTTCAGAGGCATCAACCTAAAGACCAAACTCCACCGGAAGAAGGAAATCAAGGAGGAAGAGCAGGAGGTGCAACCGCAGCTGGTCTTCATGCTCTGGCAAGCTGCCACGCTCAGGCAGCTCATGCAGTGGGAACACCTGGATGAAACACTCTGGAACTTACGGAATCTCTTTCCCTGCATGCCAGCTGCTCTTGTACTGGTGATGATCCAGTCAGATCTGCAGCACCAGCAGGTGGAACCAGAACAGGCAGCAGGGGCACTAAGGAGAATGCAGTGCTTGCTGGATGGTGGCTTCCAAGAACTGGTGGTGGAAGCAGCCGTTTACAGCCCAGGCCAACCAGATGGGACCCTGGAGGTCaagagagctgcctgcagagccctGAGAGAAGTTCTGAAGGGCCAAGAAGGTACCGGAGGGGTCAGAGGTCACAGGGCTAGACTTGAAGGGGAACTTGAGAGCTGGTCTTGCATGGGAGAGGAGGTGAAGAGCTAGCTAGGTGGGTGGAAGGAAATGTGGAAGCCTGAGCAGGTGCAGAGATCAAAGCAGAGTCAGGGGTGGGACACACCAGAGAGACATGAAAATCAGGGATGTGGGCACACAGGGTGGAGCTGAGCAAGCGGGTATTTGGGAGGCTGGGATGGGCATGGGGGGCCCATGAGGTGGAAACTagaatggggaagggggagcagccATGTCCCTTTCAGCAAGCCATGGCGCTGCAGGGCCTGAGGGGGGCCTTCAAGAAAGTGCCTCAGGAGCTGCTCTTTACCTACCTTTCAAGCTGCGTGGCTCAGAGCCCCGGAGATTTGCTGCTCCCTGTTGATAACTGATAGGAGGAAGCAGCTCTGGGAAGCTGAGCTCATGTGCTGGAGTTTGAGCCAGAGATGGGAGAGGAGGCATCTCGCATGTGCGTGagagctctgaggagaaagtcttgGTTCAGGGGCCATCCAGTATGTGTCTGTGGGTCTTTGGGGAATTATGTGGTGGTGTCAGTAAATGTTTGGGCCTTTTATCATGAGGGCAACCTGCCCCAGTCACCTCAGTCCACCAGCCCTACTTGATGTAAGGGCAGGGGGCACGTTAAATCAGTCACGAGGAGGATTGTAGGTTGGGCTCTGTTTgagcagggtttggggggatGTTCGGTCATTGCCCAGCAGGTGGGAGAGAGCTGGGTGCTGACGTAAACTGGGATGTAGgcagtcagagctggagtcatGAGCCAGAAAGCTGAGGTCAGAGACAGAATGGGGAGTCAAGCCAAGGGTCAGAAATCAAGCTAAGGGATGGGGGGTGTAGCAGCAGGGATCTGGACTGAGGCTAGAGGACAGGAGCAAGGCAGGACTCAGCGTGCTCTGGGAGGAAGAACAGGTGGGAGGGGCTGCGCTGTGGTGTGGCTCTTCTGCCAAGGAATGTCACAGGCTCCTCCACTCAGTGGTTCATGATCAGCACAGCCTCCACCTTGTGGCTGATGCTCCCCCAAGCTAACTGTATTTGCATTGTTCCTCCCGTCCCCACAGAAATGAGTCCCCAGGATCCAATTACCATCCGGCTCGGCTTGGGGGTGTGCAACACAGGATACGAAAGACGGTATGAGGACAGGCTCCATTAGGACGCATTGCCATGTGCCTGGAAGGTGGGTGCATCTCATCCCGTCCCTTCATAGCAACATCCACCCACCGCTACTGCACTAGCAAACCTGTTTAGCCGGCTTGTTGGAGAAGTGCTCCCAGGCAGGCCAACCCCTGCAAATATCTCTGCCTGAGATGCCCTCcccactctcccctggcaggaaTTTGGcaattccccttcctccctgcctgggaCTGCAAGCAGGCTgtgctgtgctgggggaaggaggatgaggagagcagTGGGAGGGGCTTAGATACTGTGCTAATGGTGCTATAGAAAACCCTAAGCCAGACAGATCTTTATAGgataccccttcctgcccctgctaTGCACACCTTCCTGCAATGCTGCGCAAATCCCTGTGGTGTCATATACACTCCTCTCAATGGGAGAGCAGAGCTCGCAAGGGGAACGCTCTAGCAGCTAGATTTGGAGCATGCATGAACCGCCTGTCATCAGCAgggagagctgctgctgcagcaaccCAGCTACAGTCCCTTTCTTCCCTTTAGTTCACCTTATAGCAATGggtcccaaactttaacagcctgtgaacccctttcactagcacgtcaagtctcacgaaccccatcttaaaaatgaatatttccagggatttcctCCTTTACCTGAGTACAAATTATAAAAGccgtgatcttggaaatataaaatttgttttatggcatgcttattacacactgtttattaattatttatcattatagtatttttattacattatgaaaatggcaacactctcccaagatctcactttcatagcttgtatcactttgaataagcctgttataagacaaggctcctatgtttcatcaaggagtatcggatgtgaaacagcatgaaggtatttaagaagccagctcagagttcctcctacacaagcattcaggtcttgagcagtccaggcaaacaacgcacattacaacaaagcttaaacttgttcttcataataatttaaaatcaaCTCTAGCagccaatttaattttaaaaacagcaaaaaatatccccctcactttccatttcttataaggagtcttgaagtttaaaactCTTCAGTGTGATAGGCTTGCTTTGATCTGGTTAGCTCTTGGACGtccaggggctgcaggctgctggccccgtgctgcccggggtccctaaggacagctctgtccgccattagggaattttttcccgagaaccccctgtaacatttcatgaaccccggtttgggaaccactgccttacagTATTTCTGTGGCCATTAACCCTTGGCAGGGTGGCATTTGCCAGGCTCTCCGCCACACCAGTGCTCAGGGCTGCTGATAGACAACAAGCCTCACCTTGTTTGTTACACTGCATGCTAGGGGCCTGATCTAaacccctctgaagtcaatggcaagtcCTTCAGGGACTTCAGAGGACTTTGCATCGGCTTCCTAGGTGCCCTCTGTCCCTATGCACCAGCAGAATTTTGATTTGTGTGGTGCAGCTGCTGAGAGAAGAGTCAGGTGGGAGGTAGAGCTCTGAAAAGCTATGGCAAAGTAGCAGCATATATGgttagggtcctaccaaattcacagctgtgaaaaactcATTAGGGATCGTGAAATAtgatctcccccatgaaatctggctattgtagaGAAGACTAGATATCACAGAGCTGCTCAgccggagagcagcggctgccggCCAGgagcccacctctgaaggcagtaTCACTGCCAGCGGCAGCATGGAAGTGAAGGTGGCGTGGTATGGGAGTGTTATCaacatgggggaggggtgggcaaGTGGGTGACCGCCCAGGGCCCCATGGTTAAGGGAGCgctgtggagagagagacagacacacccaTACCCATCCCcctctgaagccagccagcctgaGGCCCCTTTAACTCCTGAGTGCTGGGCCTGGAGGCAAGGCTGCGACTGTGTGCTGACCACCAACTGCTAGTCCCAGTCAGGTGGGGGGGACAGGACTTTCTCTTCTGCACAGGCCACTcccagggccaggtcagacccacctccaagaTCCTTCCCTGGCTTCAGGAAGCTCCATGGATattggccaggcgcccagctctgctggcagcagcacaggagtaagGAGGGCAAGACTGCAGCCCTCCTACAATAGCCTTAGGACACCCTCcttgtcccccccccacccccctggttacaacacagtgaaatttcagatttaaatattagAAACCATGAAAATTATGGTTTTAAAAATCcctgaccatgaaattgaccaaaatggacctgaatttggtagggctctatatATGGTGACTGGGTATTCTAGCTGGTCTAGAGAGATCTTGCATCTTGATATGTGGCTTTGTGTCAATCAGTTTCGCTAGGTTCCTATGTAACAGAGAGTACCTACAGTGCAGGCATATGAACTCCCTGTTCCAAGTAAAATGAACTGTGTTTAGCACATTCAAGATTACACTGCCCCCTCTGTGCAGTTTATCTCCATAGAAATAAACTGATTTCACCATGTGTACAATGATCCTGTTAAATAGACACTAGGAGTGACACGACCTGCCTACGGCTTGGTACAATCTGATGGAGAATGGCCCCAGGAGATATTTAgagatttttttgtggggggagggaagaggcaatGTGGAAGGCAGGTGATTTGAATCTAGTATCAAATAACCCCACTGAATAGCTGCATCCTCACTGGTATAATGTTGAGGTTATGATTAATGCTGGCTGGGAAACTTTTCCCTGAAAATGTTGAGATTCCAGACATTTTCCCATTCTGTGCTGGGACAAAACTGAGACCTTTTGAAAGTTTTCACCCaaaaaaagagggagggaaaaacctacacaaacacccctccccctcccaaaatATCCAGTAGTCTGAGGtttggggcactcacctgggaaggggaaatcATGTTCCAGTCTTTGCTCTGAATCAGATAGAACTGGAACCTGTATCTGGCTTCCCCAATCTCAGCTGAGTGCCCCCAACCCTCAGCCTATTGGCTGTTCTGTGATCTTAAGGTGGGGTTTTtatgtgaaaatttaaaaaaaatgtattgaaaaattcccaaccagttctaatGATGATGAATTGATTAACTTGACAACAGTTGGACTGCTGGTGGGCTGATACCACCACCTGTCATGCTGACTAATACTGTCTTGTTTCCTTATCCCCCTTTCTGTCTGTATCTATCTGTcctctcttgttttatacttagattgtgatccctttgggggcagggagagtctgtttgttcagtgtttgtacatcacctagcacaatgggatccgtgcccatccctgggctcctaggtgctgcaGTTATACAAATGTTATTACAAATTATGCATTTTTGCGTTAGAGACTTAATGTTTGTGTATCGTTTTTTTTACAGGTCCTGTATCCAGCTAAGATCTGAACTGCcaccaaaataaaaaaccaaaaccaaaaaaagcccTACACAACAAAGAAACTCCACACATTAAAATTTGGAGTTTATTCTCTGTTTGCATGCCTGTGTGTATGTTTAAACTTCAAACCATTTATCACTTAGAGCAGGGCAGACAAAACGCCCTGGGACAGTTTTCATGTGAGGAATTATGTAATGACACTGGGCTCGTCTTTATATTTACAGCtgcttaaatatttattttaaacccttgacatcaaaaattaaatatttttttaaatatttcacagCCAAAAGAAATGATTTCTTGTGTAGTTGTATCATTCTCTCTCTATTTTAAGCTCATGAATGTTTCAGTCTGGAAtctacgtctacacagcaaaaccAAAGcaatggcagcaagtctcagagcctgggtcaactgactcaggtttgagctacggagctaaaaatagcagtgtagacgtttctgctcgggctggagcccgggctctgagaccctccccgcTTTCCGGGTTGCAAATCCCAGCTCAAGCGGAGTgtccacactgttatttttagccccaaagcacaagcctgagtcagctgatctaagctctgagacatgctgctgcgGAGTTTTTTTTCAACGTAGACGTACCCTTGTATGTTCTGTAATGCACCTAGCACAGTTCTGTGAGTCACACAAAAGGAACCCTGATTATTCTGAAGGAAACTCCCTGGCCTGAAGTGGCATATCTCGTAATTTGCTTCCCAAGTTTCATTTTTCTATGGTTGGTTTGCATTTTAAAGGAATTGAATCAACATCTGTGGGTATGGGAGCGTGTTGAGTGCCCGCTAATATCACCAACTCCAAGCATTTATAACTCACAAGTCAAgctccaaaaaatcatgagattggcttaaaactttcaagttttttaaaaacttgaaactgttgtccaaggtcaccctgcaggccagtggcagagaaaGTTGATGCTTTGCAGTGTCTTGGGCTTTATGGTGTGGATTCAGTTCAGTCCCTTGAGTAGCACAGGAGAAGTGGCTTTACTAGAGGGATTTAAATCCAGAGAGGAAGAGGTTACAGAGGTTGGACCATGCGGAGGGGGCAGTGTGGAAGAAGGCATGGAGATGTTTTAGAGAAACTGACACGGGGGCAGATGACGCTGGCGTCGCTACCAGAGCAGAGGTGGCAATGGTGACAGGCTGGTAAGCAGGGTGGGGCAGAGTTCTGCTGGCTTTAGAGGCACTAAGAAGTTTGAATATGATGTGGTAGCAGAAGGGGGAACAAGGAGAGGGGTTCAAACAGTAGattcagcagcagcattttgtgtGGACAGGAGGGGAGGGGTATGTGGATGTctgggagactggagagaaagggGTGCAGCTGGTGATAGACTAGAGGAGAGCTAATAGGGCTTTACCCTCTAACTTTTAGGATCCTGCAGAGCAGAGTTTCCAGAACGCTAGGATCAGGCTGCTCCACCCTCTCAACGTGCCCTGGTGAAGGCTGCACCGGCCCAAGGGAACAGGAGGGCTTGCTGCTCTGTTCAGGCACAATCACAGGCTGGAAGCACTGCTAGAGAGGGCTGGAGCCTTCCTTTCGCTGCCCTGTTAACCTCCAGACTTGGATCAAAAAGGGGCATGTGCCCAGGACTCTAAGCAGCCCTAGCTTTATCTGCCTCCAGACAAAACCTTGCCAAATCCCTCCCCCCATCGATCCAGCACTGTTTACTGACACAACAGGGCAAGGTCCAGTTGCCCCCTAGCCTTTTCATCCGGCGCCCCAGAAAGGAACATTCCCAGGGAATTGTCTCAGCCTTGGTTCCCTTTATGGCTCCTTATCACAGGCCAGTTCTGGGCTGCTCCCATATCCTGTATGGCTAAGGAGTCCTGCATTCGTCAAGGTGAGCAGCTTCCTGTTCCGGCTTTCGCCAGAGGCAATGAAATACAAGTGGGCCGGGCACTGGTTGGTCACAGCCAAACGGGCTGAACTCCATCTCAGCTTATCCCTTTCACCAGGGACgggggcagtgggaggcagtGATGGAGACTGCAGACCAATCAGACTCTCCGGGAAGAAAGCAGAAGGCTCGGTGTAGGTgcttgggggatgggaggagtggCATTTAGCACTGACAATGTAACATATCCACTGGTATAAAGCCTCTGttggaggagggaaagggagagagacactAGTCTCTTCTATCCAATACCCCGGTAAGCTATGAGGAAGTTCCCTGAACTGGGGAGGCGATAGCCATGAGTTCAGATCTCACCGCTGATGACTGGTTTGTGTTTCTCTTCCACACTTATTGATCAAGGCCAGGCATCCAAGTATGAGCTACGGTTCCATTTCATAGTTAACACGGTGATTACACCAGGTCACTGCATGCACGGACGGGAATAAGAACCCAGACTCGTGGTACCATAAGAGAGCCAATTCTTAGCTGCTCCATCGCACTGCCTTTCAGGTAGGATAACAAAAGCACATTCTGCCGCTAACCAATCAGCTACCCTCTTCTCCCCAGACGGCTCCTGGAACCCAGGCTTTCTGAAGTCTAACACAGTTGTGTCACCCTCTGAAGGAGTGTGTCAAGTTCTCCTTTAGTTGCTGAAGTCACAAGGCCTAAGCTAGGGGTCTGATACGCCGGGCTTCAAACCTTGCTGTCAAGGATATTGGTTAAAGTCTCTAATTCACAGTATCATGAGTCTCACCATAAAATTAAGTGTTGACAactctgtcagcagcacccatGAGGTGAAAGGCCTGTGTTAAGTGAAGGGAGCCCATACTCTGAAACCACTGCATGACCCTAATAAAGGTAAGACTTTGCGTTCTGAGGACATCCGAGTTTATTACCCAACTGTGCAGCTATAAAATGAATTCCCCTCACAAGTCGGGTTGTGGCCTGCTTCTCGGGGCAGTAGCAGCAGTACCAGGATTCTGCAGGAAGACATGGTCATGGGTGAAGAATCATGGCCCCAAACACAACAAAAGAGAAGCCGTTCTACAGCATGTTGCTGTGTTACAAATAAACCACCCCTGGGGAGAGCTCTAGGCTGTGGGGTTTGGCTGCTGTGGAGAAATGACCAGCCCTTTTGGAAGCAGTCTGGCTGGTCCAGAACCTCTGATATGGACTAAGACTAGGAGTTtagcatgatttttccagggcctTGTATCGCTCAATCTGAAATGGATTTCCTATGTTGAGTGTGATTGTGTCCAGTGAGCGCAGATGGTGTGGGCTATGTGGCTGACATCTagtgggaaggagaagagctCATTGGGGCTAAATTCATTGGTGCATGGTGACTTTCAGAATAGCCACTAGTTTCTGATAGCTAACCCCTGGCAAGCCCTAATCTGTCTGGATCCCATCTGTGGCCCCTGAAGGACATTCTGTGCTGGGTAGGTACAACATGAGCTGGGAGTACAGACGGGTATGGAGAGCTCTATAACAATTCAGTCCTTGGGTAATCAGGGAGAGAACATCAGAATCCTTTCTGCTGTGTTTGCATTAAATTACATACAAGGTGCACAGTCTAAGCTGGTGACAGTGGGTTGGTTTCCATTTCTGTAGCAGGGTGAAGGGCCCTTGCTGCCACCAGCTGATGAGGGATAGCTGTGGTGTTGTGTTTTTAGATTTTACAGTAGGAACCTCTGCAGTATAAAATAAAATCGATCCTTGCAGAATTCCATCCCTGGAGTAAAACTGACATCAAATTCCTCTTTACAATGCTCTGCCTAGTGTAGGGATTCTTCATGTGGGCTCCTTCTGGGTCTGATCCCATGTGCCTCCCTCGACCCCACATGGGTTTCTCTCTTTCTGGTTCATATTTTGATGTTAGATTTCCTCATTCATGCTCAGCATGCCTGCAACAGCCACATGAATTTCCTGTGTTCTCCAAGGGGACAAACTCCACGACTCAATGAGTTTTTGCAGCCTACGAGACTGTGGATTAGGGGATTTTGCGCTGTGTGTGCAGTGAGATACAAAGTGAGTTTGGACACAATAAACAGCTGGGGAATCTGACAACATAACACCAGGATCTGATTAATGACAGGatcctttttattttaagaattgTTTGTTCCATTTATGTGACTACGTGTTCCCCTCTTTCCCTCTGCTTGCAGACATAGGGAATGGTCCCAGCTCATTCCTCTTGATCGGATTTTCACCTTGATAAAGACTTTACTGCTCTTCAGTAGCAACACAAAGGTGACAAGGAATATCAGACTTTCAGTCGGCTCCGTGTGGCATGTCACAGGTTCTGTTCAGCCTTTGGAATCCTACTGTACAAATGGAAAGTCACACAGTCACTGTGATTTTCTTTGAACCTGTGATGGgctgggtcacagagacccccttgtgaactgccacctgatgtgctgagactacctctgagcctattttccctggcagcttgggactttggtaccctgtcttgttgagccagacacgctagcctgctgcaaacacagacctaggtctgaaccatgtcccccaaaagctgcagacttaactgaaaacggcttagaaagtgctcctgtctctagcacccagatacccagttctgAATGGGATtcaaaccctaaataaatccattttactctgtataaagcttatacagggtaaattcataaattgttcaccctctataacactgatagagagatatgcacagctgtttgcacccccaggtattaattacttgctctgggttaattaataagtaaaaagtgattttattaaatataaaaagtaggatttaagtggttccaggtaataacagacagaacaaagtaaattaccaagcataataacacaaaaacacacaagtctaaacctaatacagtaggaaactaaaggcaggtaaatctcaccctcagagatgttccaataagcttctttcacagactagactccttcctagtctgggcccaatcctttcccctggcacagtccttgttagttccagctcaggtagtaactagccccctttgttctgtttcactcccttttatagctttggcacagggtgggaatcttttgtctttctgggttcccatccctcctaaatggaaaagcaccaggtttaagatggattccagtaccaggtgacatggtcgcatgtcctgtgagaccctcaagccttcattcttcccagcCTCACTTActggaaggcttgcaagtaaacagagccatctacagtcaattgtcctagttgatgggagccatcaggattccaagccaccattaatagcccacactttgcataattacaataggacctcagagttatatttcatatttctagtttcagatacaagaacgatacagtaatataaataggatgaccacactcagtagattataagctttgtaatgataccttacaagagaccttttgcatgaagcatattccagttacattatagtcacgctcattagcatattttcataaaatcaaatGGAGTGTGATGTCACACAGGGGCTCTGTTCAGCTTTCAGAATCCTGTTGTACAATTTGAAAGTCACGCAATCGCTGTGATTTTCTTTGAACCTGTGTGTTAGCTTGTTTGTGAAGGAGCAGGAATAAAAGCAGAGTCATTAGGACTAGATTCTGTGTCCAGTGATGTTCATGGAAAGCCTGTCCATTGAGATCAGTGGGATTGAATCAAGCCCACAGCCAGATATGCCTTTGTTAATTGTTAGCCTAACTGCTGAAAAGTAGGTAAAGGTTTATGAATTGTTACAATGACCTTTGATATAAAGGTCTGTTTAAAAAAGATATGAGAAGGAGCTAGACCAACTGACttaatttaaacagaaatagTTGTCTGATCCCACGGAAGGACTGCGTTAAGGTTATGACTGGGGAACAAGAGGAACAGAGGTTTGGAAATCAattaaccaaaattggtgtgttggaaattaAGCCTgtttggtggacaaaataatgagtggCTGGATTATTCCACCCATCGTCTCTTTGGGGACTATTAAAGAGACTTCAGAGGGGAGACTAAACCTTACTGACATCACcgcagctgcagaggaaggattgTTGCCTGATACCACACACTGATACTCCAGTAGGGACGCTTGACCATCAGTGCTGCAAAAGCGAGGACGTCAAACTGATACATGTGAGATCCTGCTTTGTCTTCCCCTCCCGTGTGTACTTCTTTTCGCCCCCCTATCTTCCTCCCGTGTTATCTCTCTCGGCTTTTCACCTGATCCTGAAATCAGCTGTACTGCCCAGCACCAGGTTGGTGAGACGAGACAGCCCATCCAGCATTTCCCAGTCTGAGAAGGACCAGTTGATTGAGAGGGGCTGAGCAGACCAACCTGATGATGCCCCTGACCCAGAAGGTGAGCCAGGGTCCACAGCAAACCTGCCAGCATCCATCTGTGCCTGACCAACCATTCTGTATCCCAAGAACATCAACAAAAGCTGAATTTCCCCCAGCTTTACTCTAATCTCCTCTCCCTGTGTGTGTCCTCCATTTGTCTAAAGCAGGAAAGTGATGATTATTCCCGATTCGGAATTGAACAACAGCACTAACCCTTTCTTCCCTACTGAGAAGGGCTGTGTGACTGACTGAATAAGA
It includes:
- the LOC115657818 gene encoding uncharacterized protein C2orf72 homolog: MESELLGEMPGCSLAEPVHWQFLTLLDTVGRRNGQVLVMEMDDIHEAAPLVQMDFAQELFRGINLKTKLHRKKEIKEEEQEVQPQLVFMLWQAATLRQLMQWEHLDETLWNLRNLFPCMPAALVLVMIQSDLQHQQVEPEQAAGALRRMQCLLDGGFQELVVEAAVYSPGQPDGTLEVKRAACRALREVLKGQEEMSPQDPITIRLGLGVCNTGYERRYEDRLH